A portion of the Manihot esculenta cultivar AM560-2 chromosome 2, M.esculenta_v8, whole genome shotgun sequence genome contains these proteins:
- the LOC110610157 gene encoding protein DMR6-LIKE OXYGENASE 2, which yields MAFSKPLLADLSSLGVKNVPSSYIRPISDRPNLSDVEMSDAAIPLIDLQGLYGPNHSLVIAQIGRACQFDGFFQVKNHGIPEDVIDTILHTGTDFFKLPESERLKSYSDDPAKTTRLSTSFNVKTEKFSNWRDFLRLHCYPVEDYIQEWPSNPPSFRKNVAEYCTRVRGLVLTLLEAISESLGLKSDYIDKALSKHGQHMAINYYPPCPQPELTYGLPEHSDPNLITILLQDQVPGLQVLRNGKWVAVDPIPNTFIVNIGDQMQVISNNRYKSVLHRAVVNSDKERLSIPTFYCPSSDAVIGPAKDLIDNDHPAVYKHFTYAEYYEIFWNRGLEKECCLDLFKISSA from the exons ATGGCTTTCTCTAAGCCATTACTGGCTGACCTTTCGTCATTGGGTGTCAAAAATGTTCCGTCCAGCTACATCCGTCCCATCTCCGACCGTCCAAATCTCTCTGATGTTGAGATGTCCGACGCCGCTATTCCTCTGATAGACCTTCAGGGCCTTTACGGTCCCAATCACTCTCTTGTTATAGCCCAGATTGGCCGAGCTTGCCAGTTTGATGGTTTCTTTCAGGTCAAGAACCACGGAATACCGGAGGATGTGATCGATACCATATTGCACACAGGGACAGATTTCTTTAAATTACCTGAAAGCGAGAGATTAAAGAGTTACTCCGACGACCCTGCCAAAACCACCAGACTCTCTACCAGCTTTAATGTCAAGACAGAAAAGTTCTCCAACTGGAGAGACTTCTTGAGGCTCCATTGTTACCCAGTTGAGGATTACATCCAAGAATGGCCTTCCAATCCTCCATCTTTCag GAAGAATGTGGCTGAATATTGCACGAGAGTTCGAGGGCTAGTACTGACACTGCTTGAAGCCATATCAGAAAGCTTAGGTTTGAAAAGCGACTACATTGACAAGGCGTTAAGTAAGCATGGGCAGCACATGGCCATAAACTATTACCCCCCCTGCCCTCAGCCAGAGCTCACTTATGGACTGCCCGAGCACTCTGACCCCAATCTAATCACCATTCTTCTGCAAGACCAAGTGCCAGGATTGCAGGTTCTGAGAAATGGCAAGTGGGTTGCCGTTGATCCCATTCCCAATACCTTCATCGTCAACATTGGTGACCAAATGCAG GTCATTAGCAATAATCGGTACAAGAGCGTTCTCCATAGAGCAGTGGTGAACAGTGACAAGGAGAGACTATCTATTCCGACGTTCTACTGTCCTTCATCTGATGCTGTGATAGGGCCTGCTAAGGACTTGATAGACAATGATCATCCAGCAGTTTATAAACATTTTACATATGCGGAATACTACGAGATATTTTGGAACAGAGGACTTGAAAAAGAATGCTGCTTGGACCTGTTCAAGATTTCTTCTGCTTGA
- the LOC110610160 gene encoding mitochondrial import inner membrane translocase subunit Tim13, whose translation MDSFSSPSIGSGSSNMSTSDLMDQLKTQLAQAYAQEFLETVRGKCFEKCITKPSTSLSGSESSCISRCVDRYIEATGIVSRALFNAPH comes from the exons ATGGATTCTTTTTCGTCGCCATCAATTGGATCAGGATCCTCTAATATGTCAACTTCTGATCTCATGGACCAGTTGAAGACTCAGCTCGCCCAGGCTTACGCTCAGGAGTTCCTTGAG ACTGTTAGGGGGAAATGTTTTGAGAAGTGCATCACAAAACCAAGTACAAGCCTGAGTGGCAGTGAAAGTAGCTGCATCTCCAGGTGTGTGGACCGTTACATAGAAGCTACTGGGATTGTTAGCAGAGCTCTTTTTAATGCACCTCACTGA